The nucleotide sequence ATTGATCAAAAACCTCCGGCTCCAAGACGGCGACCGCGAAAATGGGGATGAGGCCCACCATCGAACGAACTTTTAGGTGATGGCGCTCATTTTCAGGGGTATGTAGCACATCGTAGAAAAACTGATCCCTTTCATCCCAAAGGTTGACACTATCCCCCATGTGGTTCATGGCGTCGACAATGTAAAGGAAGTGCTCAAAAAATTTACTGGCAATATCTTCGTAGGTGGGATTAGTTTTGGCCAATTCCAAAGCGATGGTGAACATATTCAAGCAATACATGCCCATCCAACTGGTGCCATCTGATTGTTCTAAATAGCCGCCGGTGGGCAACTCGGAGCTGCGGTCAAAAATCCCGATATTATCCAGCCCCAGAAAGCCCCCCTGAAAGACGTTATTGCCATTGTTGTCTTTGCGGTTTACCCACCAAGTAAAGTTGAGGAGCAGCTTCTGAAACACCCGTTCCAAAAAATCGGGATCCCGATGACCATAAAATTCCTGCTCAATTTGATAAACGCGCCAGGTTCCCCAGGCATGAACGGGTGGATTGACATCGCTGAAGTGCCACTCATAGGCGGGTATTTGCCCATTCGGGTGCATGTACCACTCGCGGGTGAGGCGATCCATCTGGCGTTTGGCAAAGCTGGGATCCACCATGGCTAGGGGCAACACATGAAAGGCCAGATCCCAGGCAGCATACCAAGGGAATTCCCATTTGTCGGGCATGGAGAGGATGTCGTCGTTGAAGAGGTGCTGCCACTCGGTGTTGCGGGCTTTGTCACGGTGGGGGCGGGGATGGGCGGGATCCCCGCGCAGCCAATCTTCGATCACAAAGTGGTAGTACTGCTTGGTCCAGAGCAACCCGGCAAAGGCTTGCCGTTGAATCTGCTGACGGTCGCCACCACAGCCTTTGGGCACAAAGGTTTGATAAAAGGCATCGGTTTCCTGTTGGCGAGCCAGAAACACCTGCTCAAACTCTGCTCCAAAGGGATCCCGGATATCGGGCCGATCCGCCAGACGCAGCTGAATCACTTGGCAGTCTTGCGGTTGCACCAGCAGTTGATAATAGGCTGCCGCTTTGCTGCCGACTCGCTCTGGGTTCACTGCCGCTTGCTCTTGCTGAATGACATAGCGATGGAAGGCATCTTTGACGTAGGGCGTTGGGTTGGCATGGTTGTATACAGCCGCGTAGTTGGTTTCGTTTTCTGTAAACAAAAGATTTTGGTATCCGCTTGAGATTTGCGCGTACAGCCAGCGTTTGCCGAGGCTAGGGAAAAAGGGATCCGGTTCGGCACGGTGATCTTCTGCCTCGATCAGGGCGAAGGCATCGCCACTGGGAACTTGGCGCAGTTGCGGTCGGATCCGGCCTTCATCCCAAGACCAAATGTTGCGAAACCAAAGGGTGGGCAGTACGTGCAGCGGAGCGGGGGTGGAGCTGCGATTGGTGACTTCGATGCGAATGAGCAGATCCTCAGGGCTGGCTTTGGCGTAGGTGACGAATAGGTCGAAGTAGGCATTGTCCTGAAAAATACCTGTATCGATCAGCTCAAACTCGGGGTCGTGATAGCCGCGCCGCCCATTTTGCTCCACTAAAGTTTGATAGGGAAAAGCCTGTTGCGGGTACTTGTAGAGATAGCGCATGTAGGCATGGCTGGGGCTGTTGTCGAGGTAAAAGTAGTAGTCCTTGACATCCTCGCCGTGGTTGCCCTGGGGGCCGGTGAGTCCAAACAGGCGCTCCTTCAGAAAGGGATCCCGTTCGTTCCAAAAGGCGAGGGCAAAGCACAGCCGTTGGTGATTGTCCGAAATGCCGGCAATGCCATCTTCTCCCCAGCGGTAGGCGCGAAAGCGGGCATGGTCATGGGGAAAATAGCCCCAAGCATCGCCAGTCTCGCTGTAGTCTTCCCGCACTGTGCCCCATTGCCGTTCGCTCAGGTAGGGGCCCCAGCGCAGCCAGTGGGCTTTACGAGCCTGATGGTCGGCAAGGCGTTGCCATTCAGCATTCACGGTGAGTGTTCCTCATCTTGACGGCAGGTGCAGATCCGACGGGGATCCAACAGCAGGGTAAACCCAGTAAACCAAACCCAATAAACCCACAAGAATCAACGGGTTAGGCAGACCAAGCCTCCCGAAAATCGGCGTACAGGGTGAGGCCGCCATCGATGTAAAGGGTTTGCCCGGTGATGTAGGCAGCTTCATCGGAGGCCAAGAAAGCGGCAGCAGCTGCCATCTCTGCGGCCGTACCGGCCCGGCCCATGGGAATGTGACTCTCTACCACTGCTTTTTGCTGCGGATCCTGGACCCAGGCATCGTTGATCGGGGTGAGGGTGGCACCAGGGGCAATGCCATTGACGCGGATCCCTCGACCGGCGTACTCCAGGGCCAAGCTGCGGGTGAGGTTGCCCATGCCGCCTTTGCTGAGGGAATAGGTGAGATAAAAGGGGCGGGGAATGATCTCATGCACACTGGACACATTAATGATCACGCCGGATCCCCGCTCAAGGAAATGTTTAAGGGCTTCTCGGGCACAAAGAAAGGAACCGCGCAAGTTCACATTGAGGATGCGATCGTACTCCTCCAGGCTGATTTCATGGGCGGGTCGTTCGGTTTGGATCCCGGCATTGTTGACGAGGATATCTAGGCGCCCCCAGCGTTGAATCACCTGCTGAACCAAATGGACAACATCGGCTTCTTGAGAGACATCCCCCTGAATCAGCAGCGACTGCACATGGCAGGCTTCCACATCCCCACACACCTTTTCCATAATGGCGGTTTGGGTGTCCTCTGCTTCCTGGAGGCTTTTGCGGTAGTTGATGGCAACATTGCACCCCTCCTGGGCAAAGCGGAGGGCTATCGCCTGACCAATGCCGGAACTGGCCCCGGTCACCAATATCGTTTTCCCGGTTAATCCCTGCATGAAACTCCTGGGGCAACACCAGCCACATTTTAGGCGCTGAGTTTCAGCTGTCCAGGTTGGGGAGCATTAGGGAGCAACGGCCTGAGCAGACTGGGTAGAAGCGGTGGGTTTAGCACTGGATTCAGAAGGGGAAGGAAAATGGCGCTCCAGTAGAGCCGGGATCCCTTGCGAGGAGACACCACTGTAGCGAGCTTTGTCAGGCATAAACACAACATTGGGGCCCTGCTTGCACGCTTTCATACAGCCCACCCCCTGCACGCGGATAGAATCGGGGTAGGTGGCCAAATGGGCCTTCAAGGCTTGGATGACATCCCCAGCGCCCCGCCGACAACAATCGGACTTTTGGCAAACCAGCACAGTGCCCTTGGGCTTTGGGCCGGGATCCGTTGCTGAGGATCCGGCCTGTAGAGTCGGTGCAGGCTGTGCAGGGGACTGAGTAGGGCTGGGCTCCACTCGGTAGAGCACCCACTTCTCCTGCCCTTTGCGCAGATCCACTTCCCGTTCGCCCCAGATTTGGATCGGATCCCCCGGTTGCAGGGTGCGATAGAGCTGCGAACGAATGGGTTTGGGGATTTTGCCCGTGAATAGCTCGGATCCCGTCTGCCAACGTAAATACTTCAACTTGCCATCCGAGGAGGGCACAAAGCCCAAAAACTGCCCTTCCGATGCAAACGGGATCCCTTGCTTATGCGACTTGCCCATCTTGCCCCCCCGCTTGGATGTTCAATTGCCAGCAGGTTTCTAAACCCTGCACCAACTCCTGCCGACGGGCCGTATGCTGCTGGATCACACTCCGCACCTGCAGGGCTGCCAATAGCGTATTCATTTCCACCTGTAAGCCAC is from Thermostichus vulcanus str. 'Rupite' and encodes:
- a CDS encoding MGH1-like glycoside hydrolase domain-containing protein, coding for MNAEWQRLADHQARKAHWLRWGPYLSERQWGTVREDYSETGDAWGYFPHDHARFRAYRWGEDGIAGISDNHQRLCFALAFWNERDPFLKERLFGLTGPQGNHGEDVKDYYFYLDNSPSHAYMRYLYKYPQQAFPYQTLVEQNGRRGYHDPEFELIDTGIFQDNAYFDLFVTYAKASPEDLLIRIEVTNRSSTPAPLHVLPTLWFRNIWSWDEGRIRPQLRQVPSGDAFALIEAEDHRAEPDPFFPSLGKRWLYAQISSGYQNLLFTENETNYAAVYNHANPTPYVKDAFHRYVIQQEQAAVNPERVGSKAAAYYQLLVQPQDCQVIQLRLADRPDIRDPFGAEFEQVFLARQQETDAFYQTFVPKGCGGDRQQIQRQAFAGLLWTKQYYHFVIEDWLRGDPAHPRPHRDKARNTEWQHLFNDDILSMPDKWEFPWYAAWDLAFHVLPLAMVDPSFAKRQMDRLTREWYMHPNGQIPAYEWHFSDVNPPVHAWGTWRVYQIEQEFYGHRDPDFLERVFQKLLLNFTWWVNRKDNNGNNVFQGGFLGLDNIGIFDRSSELPTGGYLEQSDGTSWMGMYCLNMFTIALELAKTNPTYEDIASKFFEHFLYIVDAMNHMGDSVNLWDERDQFFYDVLHTPENERHHLKVRSMVGLIPIFAVAVLEPEVFDQFPGFKRRFDWFMANRPKLRQCIHTLVQTSQQGSGKTLLAIVNPDKLRLILQKMLDESEFLSPYGIRSLSRYHAEHPYTFYVGSQQHRVDYTPAESDNGMFGGNSNWRGPVWFPMNYLIIESLRQFHRYLGEDYQVECPTGSGQWMNLDQVADEISRRLIRIFERDPQTDRRPVHGEYALFQTDPHWRDLILFYEYFHGDRGCGLGANHQTGWTGLVAALIQQVGGSHS
- a CDS encoding glucose 1-dehydrogenase, which gives rise to MQGLTGKTILVTGASSGIGQAIALRFAQEGCNVAINYRKSLQEAEDTQTAIMEKVCGDVEACHVQSLLIQGDVSQEADVVHLVQQVIQRWGRLDILVNNAGIQTERPAHEISLEEYDRILNVNLRGSFLCAREALKHFLERGSGVIINVSSVHEIIPRPFYLTYSLSKGGMGNLTRSLALEYAGRGIRVNGIAPGATLTPINDAWVQDPQQKAVVESHIPMGRAGTAAEMAAAAAFLASDEAAYITGQTLYIDGGLTLYADFREAWSA
- a CDS encoding (2Fe-2S) ferredoxin domain-containing protein encodes the protein MGKSHKQGIPFASEGQFLGFVPSSDGKLKYLRWQTGSELFTGKIPKPIRSQLYRTLQPGDPIQIWGEREVDLRKGQEKWVLYRVEPSPTQSPAQPAPTLQAGSSATDPGPKPKGTVLVCQKSDCCRRGAGDVIQALKAHLATYPDSIRVQGVGCMKACKQGPNVVFMPDKARYSGVSSQGIPALLERHFPSPSESSAKPTASTQSAQAVAP
- a CDS encoding Asr1405/Asl0597 family protein; this encodes MNSVSLPANVSSGSYRLDIPFGERWRICRRLLELGIPSVCTGDGGLQVEMNTLLAALQVRSVIQQHTARRQELVQGLETCWQLNIQAGGQDGQVA